A stretch of the Triplophysa dalaica isolate WHDGS20190420 chromosome 19, ASM1584641v1, whole genome shotgun sequence genome encodes the following:
- the ankhd1 gene encoding ankyrin repeat and KH domain-containing protein 1 isoform X6, translated as MQDAVAGTAMLTDGFEDEIDSVTPRSPALGMGVGATPGAGLGGLGIGVGGKKVRLFGETGGPTTDRLDFKLTAAAVLSSGPGSGSDEDEVSEVESFILDQEDLDNPVLKTASELLLSSAADGADLRTVDPETQARLEALLEAAGIGKLSTADGKAFADPEVLRRLTSSVSCALDEAAAALTRMRAENTLNASQADNRSLAEACSDGDVNAVRKLLDEGRSVNEHTEEGESLLCLACSAGYYELAQVLLAMHANVEDRGIKGDITPLMAAASGGYVDIVKLLLVHGADVNAQSSTGNTALTYACAGGFLDVVNVLLKEGANIEDHNENGHTPLMEAASAGHVEVARVLLEYGAGINTHSNEFKESALTLACYKGHLDMVRFLLEAGADQEHKTDEMHTALMEACMDGHVEVARLLLDSGAQVNMPADSFESPLTLAACGGHVELAALLIERGANLEEVNDEGYTPLMEAAREGHEEMVALLLAQGANINAQTEETQETALTLACCGGFLEVADFLIKAGADIELGCSTPLMEAAQEGHLELVKYLLAAGANVHATTATGDTALTYACENGHTDVADVLLQTGADLEHESEGGRTPLMKAARAGHLCTVQFLISKGANVNRATANNDHTVVSLACAGGHLAVVELLLAHGADPTHRLKDGSTMLIEAAKGGHTNVVSYLLDYPNNILSVPAPDLSQLTPPSHDTSQAPRVPFQALAMVVPPQEPDRVPSTIPSPPPVTSKGASKQRLSSIQSTSVASGGLDADLLPPFHPYQPLECIVEETEGKLNELGQRISAIEKAQLQSLELIQGEPLTKDKIEELKKSREEQVQKKKKILKELQKVERQLQLKTQQQFTKEYMETKGHKEELGQAAGAEMPGTPLPLQATQLGSDVDNETDCSKDEHMPTSTNEEDDGEEEDEDVYEEDVDLPKLPQVDTILYREGTQPPPPPPPQNQGLQSQTSFVPIQPLATQQSTDFSNAEYSESSSPDLQRVLLGPQLTGLGPGLLAQAPDGLMVATPAQTLTDTLDDIMAAVNSRVPVVNTTTSPSPQPSAQMPINTVSPSSMLPLYPSVDIDAHTESNHDTALTLACAGGHEELVSVLIARGANIEHRDKKGFTPLILAATAGHVGVVEILLDKGGDIEAQSERTKDTPLSLACSGGRQEVVELLLLRGANKEHRNVSDYTPLSLAASGGYVNIIKILLNAGAEINSRTGSKLGISPLMLAAMNGHVPAVKLLLDMGSDINAQIETNRNTALTLACFQGRAEVVSLLLDRKANVEHRAKTGLTPLMEAASGGYAEVGRVLLDKGADVNAPPVPSSRDTALTIAADKGHYKFCELLISRGAHIDVRNKKGNTPLWLAANGGHFDVVQLLVQAGADVDAADNRKITPLMAAFRKGHVKVVQYLVKEVNQFPSDIECMRYIATIADKELLKKCHQCMETIVKAKDQQAAEANKNASILLEELDLEKSREESKKQALAAKREKRKEKRKKKKEEQKRKMAEEEAKVKEIYSELQDLKEDSSEELEVPIEPPSATTTTTIGISATSPTFTNAFGKKRANVPTTPNTSRKNKKNKTKDSPCEPIILQDPQVSLAQQKADKNKIHGEPRGGGAPGGTSDSDNLDSTDCNSESSNGSKSQELTDPPYSSSSSSFPLPVPAGSGHFQTPAEKRQGPSLHSYREEKVTVSISKPQHKSHEIQSDLTSSSLPSSFKTISLPVNSPNIKMNLTSPKRGQKREEGWKEVVRRSKKLSVPASVVSRIMGRGGCNITAIQDVTGAHIDVDKQKDKNGERMITIRGGTESTRHAVQLINALIQDPAKELEDLIPRNHIRPPGTNTKISSTYTTSTGATSTTAASSKGLPSVVPSSGVSFPSSSNSTSQQAGKLGKSMAPGVRPPFVSLPLAYAHPQLALLATMHHIRHPRLPMAQFGGTFPSSPNTWGPFPVRPVSPGSANSSPKHSGNSASRPAISGPAHPEHPSPPTSSALAATGSTTSPTSTAPTNTPTPSSVRKQLFSTEPKSGAGVPMATTGSTTASVQVAPSPISCIQTTPTTPPPPIALPTQHPSQPKSEPASLSTPAKEKPVTELALSSAGSASDGPSPSAPPHFTSSPSGPSMMPAQSESRQQLPSHFPSTTEHSSSSSSSQPGSSHHVTRLPLPTCSSTVTNTSSTLPHYTPAVPGVSPRMQPPTPFYPMPPGGLPDQQSVFVPPGASQEPPKQQQQQQSQSTLAQAGMPPQSHPMSTNMGMINGSQMHLHGGKAQLPHNFGPAALFSPFSIFNNNQMGNNQVWGACHLPTRTPSEQPYSAPNTAYIAGMGQMESGMPPPDGSKAPGYRCSSQRVVPSPIGMHPMDPTCNSMSSSAPLTNFTTSMSASPVFLQSPAPVGTHSFSRQHFSPHPWNSSTSCESPVPSASSGASSPLCTSTVTPAMTQSKPSSSNQQDRKVPPPIGTERLARIRQTGSINHTMLPNSYTPPVGQGGIWSFGVGSASETMSGWSQPLMGGPVMQMQEPSAFSQHQAMERDDTGIVAPSNTYHQPLPTNFMDFKGLPMYGGAMIPPHPQMGEAPGGHVYNGLHTSDPAWNPILKVVPNSGESSDPQQVWPGTWAPHVGNVHLNHVN; from the exons GCATTGGTAAACTCTCCACTGCTGATGGCAAAGCCTTTGCAGATCCAGAGGTGCTGCGCCGCCTGACGTCGTCGGTGAGCTGCGCGCTAGACGAGGCCGCCGCCGCCCTCACCCGCATGAGGGCAGAAAACACACTCAACGCCAGTCAGGCCGACAA CCGTAGCCTGGCTGAGGCCTGCTCGGACGGCGACGTCAACGCCGTGCGGAAGCTGTTAGACGAGGGACGCAGCGTCAACGAACACACAGAGGAGGGTGAGAGCCTGCTGTGTCTGGCCTGCTCTGCTGGATACTATGAGCTCGCTCAG GTCTTGCTGGCCATGCACGCTAATGTGGAGGACAGAGGAATCAAGGGAGACATCACGCCACTCATGGCTGCTGCAAGCGGCGGTTACGTAGACATCGTCAAACTGCTCCTGGTGCACGGAGCAGACGTTAACGCACAGTCCTCAACAG GTAACACAGCGCTGACGTATGCATGTGCGGGAGGCTTCCTGGATGTTGTAAATGTGCTGCTGAAGGAGGGTGCCAACATTGAAGATCACAACGAGAACGGTCACACTCCTCTGATGGAGGCTGCCAGCGCAGGCCACGTGGAGGTCGCTCGCGTGCTCCTGGAGTACGGTGCTGGAATCAATACACACTCCAACGAGTTTAAAGAGAGCGCGCTCACACTCGCCTGCTATAAAG GGCACTTAGACATGGTCAGGTTTCTTTTAGAAGCGGGAGCCGACCAGGAGCACAAGACAGACGAGATGCACACCGCTCTTATGGAGGCCTGCATG gaTGGGCACGTAGAGGTGGCACGGCTACTGTTGGATAGTGGGGCGCAGGTAAACATGCCCGCTGACTCATTCGAGTCGCCACTGACGCTAGCTGCCTGCGGGGGCCACGTGGAGCTGGCAGCACTGCTGATCGAGAGGGGAGCCAACCTGGAGGAGGTGAATGATGAGGGCTACACTCCGCTGATGGAGGCTGCTCGGGAGGGTCATGAAGAGATGGTCGCACTGCTCTTGGCACAAG GTGCAAATATTAATGCGCAGACAGAGGAAACGCAGGAGACTGCACTGACTCTGGCGTGCTGCGGCGGCTTCCTTGAGGTTGCAGATTTTCTCATCAAAGCTGGGGCGGACATTGAGCTGGGTTGCTCTACCCCGCTCATGGAGGCTGCGCAGGAGGGGCATCTGGAGCTGGTCAAATACTTGTTGGCTGCAG gGGCTAACGTTCACGCCACTACAGCTACGGGGGACACAGCTCTTACATATGCTTGTGAGAACGGACACACCGATGTCGCTGATGTGCTGCTACAGACAGGAGCTGACCTG GAACATGAATCGGAAGGGGGCAGGACTCCACTGATGAAAGCAGCCAGAGCAGGCCACCTGTGTACTGTGCAGTTTCTCATAAGCAAAG GTGCTAATGTCAATAGAGCCACAGCCAACAATGATCACACAGTGGTCTCTCTGGCTTGTGCGGGAGGGCACCTGGCTGTCGTCGAGCTGCTTTTGGCCCATGGAGCAGACCCAACCCACAGACTGAAG GATGGCTCCACGATGCTGATTGAAGCTGCTAAAGGTGGTCACACTAATGTGGTGTCCTACCTGCTAGACTATCCAAACAACATTCTGTCAGTCCCTGCCCCAGACCTGTCCCAGCTCACACCACCCTCTCATGACACTTCTCAG GCCCCTCGAGTCCCATTCCAAGCATTGGCTATGGTGGTGCCACCCCAGGAGCCAGACAGAGTGCCCTCCACGATACCATCACCCCCACCCGTCACAAGCAAAG GTGCGTCAAAGCAGAGGCTGAGCTCCATTCAGAGCACCTCTGTGGCATCAGGTGGCTTAGACGCTGACCTGCTGCCGCCGTTTCATCCCTACCAGCCTCTGGAGTGCATCGTCGAGGAGACTGAGGGCAAGCTGAACGAGCTTGGCCAACGCATCAGCGCCATCGAAAAGGCCCAGCTGCAGTCGCTTGAGCTCATCCAGGGAGAGCCGCTCACCAAAGACAAGATCGAGGAGCTGAAGAAGAGTCGCGAGGAGCAGgtgcagaagaaaaagaagatcCTGAAGGAGCTGCAGAAGGTCGAGCGGCAGCTGCAGCTGAAGACGCAGCAACAGTTCACCAAAGAGTACATGGAGACCAAGGGGCACAAGGAAGAGCTAGGCCAGGCGGCAGGGGCGGAGATGCCCGGCACCCCCCTgcccctgcaggccacacagcTGGGCTCTGACGTTGACAACGAGACTGACTGCAGCAAGGACGAACACATGCCCACCTCCACCAATGAGGAAGACGATGGCGAGGAGGAAGACGAGGATGTGTATGAAGAGGACGTCGACTTACCCAAGCTGCCACAGGTGGATACTATTCTCTACAGAGAGGGGACGCAACCTCCGCCACCTCCACCTCCTCAGAACCAAGGCCTCCAGAGTCAAACAAGCTTCGTTCCCATCCAGCCTTTGGCCACGCAGCAGTCCACAGACTTCAGCAACGCGGAGTACTCGGAAAGCAGCAGCCCAGACCTGCAGAGGGTGTTGCTTGGCCCGCAGCTAACGGGGTTGGGACCGGGGCTTCTCGCACAGGCACCCGACGGACTCATGGTGGCCACGCCCGCACAGACGCTCACAGACACACTTGATGACATAATGGCTG CTGTGAACAGCAGAGTGCCTGTGGTAAACACTACAACTTCACCCTCTCCTCAGCCCTCCGCACAGATGCCCATCAACACAGTCTCCCCATCCTCCATGCTCCCGCTGTACCCTTCCGTGGACATTGACGCACAT ACGGAGAGTAATCACGACACGGCGCTGACGCTGGCCTGTGCAGGTGGCCACGAAGAGCTCGTCTCAGTTCTCATTGCACGTGGGGCCAACATCGAGCACCGGGACAAGAAGG GGTTTACTCCCCTGATCCTGGCTGCCACAGCGGGTCACGTCGGCGTGGTGGAGATCCTTCTGGACAAAGGAGGGGACATCGAAGCTCAGTCTGAGAGAACCAAAGACACCCCTCTGTCCCTCGCCTGCTCGGGTGGCAGACAAGAG GTGGTGGAGCTATTGTTGCTCCGCGGGGCTAATAAGGAGCACCGTAATGTGTCTGACTACACCCCCCTCAGCCTGGCGGCCTCAGGGGGCTACGTCAACATCATCAAGATCCTCCTCAACGCCGGTGCCGAGATCAACTCCAG GACTGGCAGTAAGCTGGGCATTTCTCCACTCATGTTGGCAGCCATGAACGGCCATGTGCCTGCCGTGAAACTGTTGCTGGACATGGGATCAGACATCAACGCTCAGATAGAGACCAATCGCAACACAGCACTGACCTTGGCATGCTTTCAGGGACGAGCAGAGGTTGTCAGCCTGCTGCTGGACCGGAAGGCCAACGTGGAACATCGCGCCAAG ACGGGTCTCACTCCTCTCATGGAGGCTGCGTCTGGTGGTTATGCCGAAGTGGGCCGTGTGCTGTTAGATAAAGGGGCGGATGTCAATGCCCCTCCGGTTCCTTCCTCTCGTGACACCGCACTCACCATAGCTGCAGACAAGGGCCACTACAAGTTCTGTGAGCTTCTCATCAGCAG aggGGCTCACATTGATGTGCGGAATAAGAAGGGGAACACACCTTTGTGGCTGGCTGCTAACGGAGGCCACTTTGATGTAGTTCAGCTGTTGGTGCAGGCTGGAGCTGATGTTGACGCAGCCGACAATCGCAAGATCACCCCCCTCATGGCAGCGTTCCGCAAG ggtCATGTTAAAGTGGTGCAGTACCTAGTAAAGGAAGTCAACCAGTTCCCATCTGACATTGAGTGCATGAGATACATTGCAACCATTGCGGATAAG GAACTACTGAAGAAGTGTCATCAGTGCATGGAGACCATCGTCAAAGCCAAAGATCAGCAGGCCGCTGAGGCAAACAAGAACGCCAGCATTCTGCTAGAGGAGCTTGATCTGGAAAAG TCTCGTGAAGAAAGTAAGAAGCAGGCCTTGGCTGCAAAACGGGAGAAGAGAAAGGAGAAGCGCAAGAAAAAGAAGGAAGAGCAGAAGAGGAAGATGGCAGAAGAAGAGGCAAAAGTGAAAGAGATTTACTCTGAGCTGCAGGATCTGAAGGAGGACTCTTCTGAAG AGCTGGAGGTTCCAATTGAGCCCCCAAGCGCTACCACCACCACGACCATTGGAATCTCCGCCACTTCCCCAACCTTCACAAACGCGTTTGGCAAAAAGCGGGCGAACGTGCCCACCACGCCGAACACCAGTCGCAAGAACAAAAAGAATAAGACCAAGGATTCTCCCTGTGAGCCCATTATCCTCCAAGACCCGCAGGTGTCCCTGGCGCAGCAGAAAGCAGACAAAAACAAGATCCATGGCGAACCTAGAGGGGGCGGGGCACCTGGCGGCACCAGCGACTCCGATAACCTAGACAGCACTGACTGCAACAGTGAAAGCAGCAATGGCAGTAAGAGTCAAGAGCTCACCGACCCGCCCTAttcatcctcctcttcctccttcCCCCTCCCAGTCCCTGCAGGCTCTGGCCATTTCCAGACTCCAGCAGAGAAGAGACAGGGGCCATCGCTGCATAGCTATCGTGAGGAGAAGGTCACAGTGTCCATCTCCAAACCGCAGCACAA ATCTCATGAGATCCAAAGTGACTTGACTTCCAGTTCCTTGCCCTCATCGTTTAAGACCATTTCACTACCCGTCAACTCACCCAACATTAAAATGAACCTCACTAGCCCTAAGAGGGGCCAGAAAAGAGAAGAGGGATGGAAGGAGGTAGTTCGGAG ATCTAAGAAACTCTCAGTCCCTGCTTCGGTGGTGTCTCGGATAATGGGTCGGGGCGGCTGCAACATCACAGCCATCCAAGACGTAACAGGCGCACACATCGATGTGGACAAACAGAAGGACAAAAACGGAGAGAGAATGATCACTATCAG AGGAGGCACAGAGTCCACACGGCATGCTGTACAACTTATCAACGCGCTAATTCAGGATCCTGCCAAAGAGCTGGAGGACCTGATACCTCGTAACCACATTCGGCCACCTGGCACCAACACCAAAATCAGCTCCACCTACACAACCTCCACTGGGGCAACCAGCACTACAGCAGCTAGTTCAAAAGGCTTGCCATCTGTGGTGCCCTCCTCAGGTGTTTCGTTCCCATCCTCCTCCAACTCTACGTCTCAGCAGGCTGGCAAGTTGGGCAAAAGCATGGCACCGGGTGTCAGGCCTCCCTTCGTATCTTTGCCGCTCGCTTACGCTCATCCTCAGCTGGCCCTTCTAGCGACTATGCATCATATCCGTCACCCTCGTTTGCCTATGGCACAGTTCGGCGGCACTTTCCCGTCATCTCCCAACACATGGGGTCCATTTCCCGTGCGTCCTGTGAGCCCTGGTAGCGCTAACAGCTCCCCAAAACACAGTGGCAACTCTGCTTCGCGTCCTGCCATCTCTGGTCCGGCCCACCCTGAGCACCCCTCTCCTCCTACATCCAGTGCCCTGGCTGCCACTGGCTCCACCACTTCTCCCACGAGTACTGCACCTACCAACACCCCCACGCCTTCCTCAGTCAGGAAGCAGCTCTTCTCCACAGAGCCAAAGTCTGGGGCTGGAGTGCCCATGGCCACGACTGGCAGCACCACTGCATCTGTGCAAGTTGCTCCGTCTCCCATCAGCTGCATTCAAACCACCCCAACGACTCCGCCGCCGCCCATTGCTCTGCCCACACAGCATCCTTCCCAACCCAAGTCAGAGCCGGCTAGCCTCAGCACCCCTGCTAAAGAGAAGCCCGTCACAGAGCTTGCTCTCTCCAGTGCGGGATCTGCATCTGACGGCCCCAGCCCCTCAGCTCCCCCGCACTTCACGTCCTCTCCGTCAGGCCCATCGATGATGCCTGCACAGTCAGAGAGCCGACAACAGCTTCCGTCACACTTTCCCTCCACCACAGAACACagttcttcatcatcttcatctcaGCCAGGCTCATCTCACCACGTCACACGCCTGCCTCTTCCCACCTGCAGCAGCACGGTCACTAACACCAGCAGCACCTTACCTCATTACACCCCTGCCGTGCCTGGTGTGTCCCCGCGCATGCAGCCACCGACACCCTTCTACCCCATGCCTCCAGGGGGTCTGCCGGATCAGCAGTCTGTGTTTGTGCCACCAGGAGCTTCGCAGGAGCCTCCCaaacagcagcaacaacaacagtCTCAGTCTACCCTGGCCCAGGCAGGCATGCCTCCTCAGTCTCATCCAATGTCCACCAACATGGGCATGATCAATGGCTCTCAAATGCACCTGCATGGCGGAAAAGCGCAATTGCCACACAACTTTGGACCTGCAGCTCTTTTCAGTCCCTTCAGCATCTTCAACAACAACCAGATGGGTAACAATCAGGTTTGGGGGGCCTGTCATCTGCCGACACGTACCCCATCTGAGCAGCCCTACAGTGCCCCAAATACCGCTTACATAGCTGGAATGGGGCAAATGGAAAGTGGGATGCCTCCTCCGGATGGCTCAAAAGCTCCCGGGTATCGTTGCTCCTCACAAAGAGTGGTCCCAAGCCCCATTG GAATGCATCCGATGGACCCCACATGCAATTCCATGTCCTCGTCTGCTCCACTCACCAACTTTACCACAAGCATGTCTGCCAGCCCTGTCTTTCTGCAGAGTCCGGCTCCTGTGGGTACACACTCCTTCAGCCGCCAGCACTTCTCTCCCCATCCCTGGAATTCCTCCACTTCat GTGAATCTCCAGTGCCCTCTGCGTCTTCCGGGGCATCTTCACCTCTTTGCACATCTACAGTGACTCCTGCTATGACACAGTCAAAACCAAGTAGCTCCAACCAGCAGGATCGGAAAGTGCCCCCGCCGATCGGAACAGAGCGTCTGGCCCGTATCCGGCAAACCGGCTCCATCAACCACACCATGCTGCCAAACAGCTACACCCCACCAGTGGGACAGGGTGGCATTTGGTCTTTTGGTGTGGGCAGTGCCTCAG AGACGATGTCAGGCTGGTCTCAGCCCCTGATGGGAGGGCCGGTGATGCAGATGCAGGAGCCTTCAGCCTTCTCTCAACACCAGGCTATGGAACGGGATGACACTGGGATTGTCGCTCCTTCTAACACTTACCACCAACCTCTACCTACCAACTTTATGGACTTTAAG GGCCTGCCGATGTACGGTGGTgctatgattccacctcacccTCAGATGGGGGAGGCTCCTGGTGGCCATGTATACAACGGTCTTCACACCTCTGACCCTGCCTGGAATCCCATCCTGAAGGTTGTTCCCAACTCTGGTGAGAGTTCAGACCCACAACAG GTATGGCCTGGTACTTGGGCCCCACATGTGGGAAATGTGCATCTGAACCATGTCAACTAA